DNA sequence from the Sulfurimonas sp. HSL3-7 genome:
CGTCACCGCTCACTTTTACAGAGACGATCGGTGCTTTGTTGATCTGTGAAGCCAGGAAACCGATCTTCTGTCCCATTTCAAGGAATGGCTTGACAAACGATGGGATCTTGCTTTCATCAATCGGAAGGTTCATGGCGTGCGGGTAAGCAATCCCTTTTGCCGCTTCGATCGCCTGTTGTGCTGCCTGAGTACCGATGTTGTACTGTGATTCAAACGTATTGGCGCCAAGGTGAGGTGAAACAACGATATTATCTAGATCCAGAAGCGGGTGGTCTGTTGCAGGCTCTTTGATAAACACGTCGATACCGGCAAAACGGACCTTTCCTGATTTAAGACCGTCGTAAAGTGCCTCTTCGTTATAAAGGCCACCGCGGGCACAGTTGACCAATACAACACCGTCTTTCATCTTAGCGATCTCTTCTTTGTCGATCATATTCAGTGTTTCTTGGTTCTTAGGCGTATGGATAGTAATGATATCGCAGGCCAGAATATCATCAAAATTTTCAGTGTATTCCATCCCAAGGTCAGTGACTTTGGACGCATTGATATACGGGTCGTATGCGATAATATCCATTTCAAAAGCTTTTGCACGTATAGCAACACGACTACCAATATTACCAAAACCGATTACACCCAGTTTTTTACCCTTCAACTCATGTCCATACCACTTCTCACGTTTCCAGATGCGCTGGTTTTTAAGATGGTCATGTGAGTAAGGGAACATACGCATACATGAAAGCATATGTGTCATTGTGAGTTCGACAGCCGCAATGGTGTTGGCTGTCGGTACATTCATAACAATGATCCCCTCTTTAGAGCACCCTTCAATATCTACATTGTCGACACCGACACCTGCACGGACGATCGCTTTAAGGTTTTTCGCTGCCGCAATGAATTTTTCATCTACATCAGTTGAGCTGCGGGTAATAGCCACATCGGCAGTTTTAATGACATCTAAAAGTTCAGTTTTATCAATATCTGCTGCAAAAACATAATCAACTTGATCATCATTTTTAAGCATTTCAAGACCGGCTTCGTGAATGTGATCACATACAACAATCTGATATTTTTCCATAACTTTACATCCTATACTAAAAAAATTGAGTGAATTTTGACATCAATCTATTAGAAATATACTCAAGTCAAAATTGGAGATTAAAAATGCAAGAGTAGCTAAAAAGCCGACTCTTTGCATTAGGTTTACAAGGGAATTACTTATTTAAGTTGATCTTTAAGAAGATCACCAAGCGTGTTGCCGCTGTCTTCTTTGTTTAGATCTTCAATGATCTTCTGATCTTTCAAACGAGAAAGTTGTTTTACTGAAAGACGGATACGGTCACGTTGTGTATCTATTACAGCGATAACAGCTTCGATCTCCTGTCCGATTTCCAGTTCTTCTTTGACCAATGGATCAAGATCTTCGTCACGGATAAGTGCATCGACACCGTCTTCAAGTGAAACAAAGACACCAAAGTCTTTAATATCACGGATCTTACCTTTGACGATCTCATTACGGCTGTGTTTAGCAGCGAATGCATCGATAGGGCTCTCTTGAAGACATTTGTGGTTAAGCGAGATCTTCTGATCATCACGGTTGATACGAGCGATCTTGACTTCAACTTCGTCACCTTTTTTGAACAGATCTTTAGCTTTAACACCTTTTTCCCAAGAGACATCCTGGTTGTGAAGAAGGCCTTCAACACCGTCGATCTTCACAAAAGCACCGAAGTCAGTCAATGATGTGACGACACCTGTGACCACGTCACCCTCTTTACGTTTCTTAACAAACTCATCAAACGGTTTCGGAAGAAGACGTTTGAGTGATACACGTAGTTTATGCGTATCTGAATTGATCTCGATAACTTCTACATCGATCTCCTGACCGACAGTCAGGTAGTCGGCAGGGTTTTTGATGTTTTTATCCCATGTGATCTCTGAAATATGCAAGAAACCTTCGATGTCGTTACCAAGGTCAACAAATACCCCGTACGACTCGATGTTGCTTACCGTTACAGTAATTGTATCGCCTTCGTCCAGCTCAGACTCTACCTCTTGCCATGGATCTTCCTGAACAGCTTTGATAGAAAGAGAAAGGTGACGTTTATCTTTATCGTAAGAGATCGCTTTAACGTTTACAACATCACCCTCTTTATAAAGTTTCGACGGATTAACCGGCCCTTTATAAGAGATCTCATTATAGTGAACAAGACCATCTACACCGCCGACATCTACGAACATACCGTAAGAAGTGATCTTCTTGATCACACCTTCAACGACAGTGCCCTCAGCCATCAGTTTGTCAATGATCTCTTTTTTCTTTTTACGCTCTTCATTAAAGAGTTTACGGCGAGAAACTACAATTGATGTGTCTTCCGGATCGAGCTTGACGATCTGCGCTTTGACCTTGCGGCCCATGACATCATCAGTGTCTCTGAACGCGGCAAGTGAACGCGGCATGAAAAACTTGATATCATCCGCTTCAATGACATAACCACCGCGATTTTTGTTTGTTATCACACCTTCGATTACGATATTTTCATAATCGTCTTTATGTGCATTGATAAACTCAAGTGTTTTCGCCTGTTCAAGCACTTTTTTGTGAGAGATCTTTGGGCGTTCATTGTAGTAACCAGTCACCATTACAGTGATCTTGTCACCTACTTTATATGCCAATGCACCGTTTTCGTCACGGATCTCATCTAGAGAAAGGATACCCTCTAGTTTTTCACCAACACCGACAAGCACACGCTCATCTTCTTCTTGCAATTCAACAATTTCGCCTTCAACAATGCGGTTTGTGGACTCTTGCGCCTTTTCAGACGCTTCGAACATTGCCGCGAAATTTTCTTCTTCTAAAAGCTCTTCAGCCATACAACTTCCCTTGTAACGTAATAAAATCGCGTAATTATAGCAAAGTTTTACTTAATCTATAAACAGTAATTATAAGGAAAAAAAGAGTGCGGCGCGGTTGCAGAAAAGAGAGAAAATTGTTCGAGATTCCGATGCAAAAGAGAAAAACGGTACACCCGGGAAAGAGTCTCCGGTCCTCTACTTCGTCATTGTCTCAATTGCCTCGATTACCTGTTGAATGATCCAGTCCGGAGTTGAAGCTCCGGCGCTGATACCGCAGAGTTTTTTTCCCTCAAACCATGAAGCCACCAGATCATCAGCCCCTTCAATATGGTAGGAATCTATACCTGCGTTGAGCGCAATACTTTGAAGCTGCTTCGTATTTGAGGAGTTTTTACCGCCAATGACGATCATTATATCGGCTTCTTTGGCAAGTTTTCTAACCGCGTCCTGGTTTTCAAAAGTCGCGTTGCAGATGGTGTTGAAGACACGTACCTCTTTATGGCGGGGTATCAAATAGTTACAGATCTCGAGATAATCTTCCGCCTTACGTGTCGTTTGGGCCACGACAGCGATCTTCTCTTTCAGATGCAGCTTTTTCAGCTCCTCTACAGAGGTGACGACATGCGCACCATATGTAGCGTAGCTTTTAACCCCTTTGATCTCAGGGTGTTCCTCGTCACCGAAGATAACAATGTCATACCCTGCTCCGCTCATCTCTTCACAGATCTGCTGCGGCTTGGTTACATAGGGGCAGGTTGCATCAATGACTTCGACATTGCGCGTATAAAGCTGAGCGAGTTCGTCTTTTGGAATGCCGTGGGTCCGGATAACAGCCTTGTCACCCGATTTGAAATCTGCCAGATCTTCACTCAAAGCAACATTGAAATCACGCTTGAGACGCGCGATCTCTTTAGAATTATGGATAAGAGGTCCATAGGTTGCTGAATTGGTATTCTCCTCAGCGATCTTGATCGCACGTTTAACACCGAAGCAGAAACCGTAATTTTCGGCAAGTTTTATCTTCATAGTTCAATATCCGTTATTTGAGAGAGCAAGGTGAAGAAGTTTGGGAAAGAGGTGTTTATACACTCAATGTCAGTTACTTCCATGCCGCAGCGAAGACCCGCAATGATAAAACTCATCGCAATACGGTGATCACCAAAACTGTCGATCTCAGCCGTTTTAAGCTCGCCGCCTGTGACAGCATAACCGTCTTCGTACTCCTCAACTTCAATACCGCAGGCTCTGAGGTTATTCACCACCGTCGATATACGGTCGCTCTCTTTGACACGCAACTCTTCAGCATTGGCGACTTCACTTCTGCCCTGCGCACATGCCATTGCGATAGCGAGTGCCGGAAGCTCATCGATAAGCCAA
Encoded proteins:
- the serA gene encoding phosphoglycerate dehydrogenase, which encodes MEKYQIVVCDHIHEAGLEMLKNDDQVDYVFAADIDKTELLDVIKTADVAITRSSTDVDEKFIAAAKNLKAIVRAGVGVDNVDIEGCSKEGIIVMNVPTANTIAAVELTMTHMLSCMRMFPYSHDHLKNQRIWKREKWYGHELKGKKLGVIGFGNIGSRVAIRAKAFEMDIIAYDPYINASKVTDLGMEYTENFDDILACDIITIHTPKNQETLNMIDKEEIAKMKDGVVLVNCARGGLYNEEALYDGLKSGKVRFAGIDVFIKEPATDHPLLDLDNIVVSPHLGANTFESQYNIGTQAAQQAIEAAKGIAYPHAMNLPIDESKIPSFVKPFLEMGQKIGFLASQINKAPIVSVKVSGDGEITEYLDSLATFATVGAMAETTGDTVNYVNAEFIAEQRGIKIEVEKTDVKTPYKNLITVKLTTEKRAVSISATIFEGGVQRIVDFDGFEVDVAPKGNMIIFKNTDVPGVIGKVGTILANNNVNISDFRLGRNNKSEALAVILVDSDVSDATLNELAALEACISVKAARL
- a CDS encoding 30S ribosomal protein S1 — its product is MAEELLEEENFAAMFEASEKAQESTNRIVEGEIVELQEEDERVLVGVGEKLEGILSLDEIRDENGALAYKVGDKITVMVTGYYNERPKISHKKVLEQAKTLEFINAHKDDYENIVIEGVITNKNRGGYVIEADDIKFFMPRSLAAFRDTDDVMGRKVKAQIVKLDPEDTSIVVSRRKLFNEERKKKKEIIDKLMAEGTVVEGVIKKITSYGMFVDVGGVDGLVHYNEISYKGPVNPSKLYKEGDVVNVKAISYDKDKRHLSLSIKAVQEDPWQEVESELDEGDTITVTVSNIESYGVFVDLGNDIEGFLHISEITWDKNIKNPADYLTVGQEIDVEVIEINSDTHKLRVSLKRLLPKPFDEFVKKRKEGDVVTGVVTSLTDFGAFVKIDGVEGLLHNQDVSWEKGVKAKDLFKKGDEVEVKIARINRDDQKISLNHKCLQESPIDAFAAKHSRNEIVKGKIRDIKDFGVFVSLEDGVDALIRDEDLDPLVKEELEIGQEIEAVIAVIDTQRDRIRLSVKQLSRLKDQKIIEDLNKEDSGNTLGDLLKDQLK
- a CDS encoding 4-hydroxy-3-methylbut-2-enyl diphosphate reductase; protein product: MKIKLAENYGFCFGVKRAIKIAEENTNSATYGPLIHNSKEIARLKRDFNVALSEDLADFKSGDKAVIRTHGIPKDELAQLYTRNVEVIDATCPYVTKPQQICEEMSGAGYDIVIFGDEEHPEIKGVKSYATYGAHVVTSVEELKKLHLKEKIAVVAQTTRKAEDYLEICNYLIPRHKEVRVFNTICNATFENQDAVRKLAKEADIMIVIGGKNSSNTKQLQSIALNAGIDSYHIEGADDLVASWFEGKKLCGISAGASTPDWIIQQVIEAIETMTK